The proteins below come from a single Methanobacterium petrolearium genomic window:
- a CDS encoding energy-coupling factor transporter transmembrane component T family protein, which produces MIIESFFSPFTAQNPEEDSMVHRLDPRTKMGLLLGVTLLSVYLDNIIFLLTLEMVLLVLTVISRTFRSMMRFLLLFFTFGIISVVVLALITDNLNYSLVSFSPFFARFGVMITAGLLFAFTTSPNNLARALEKMRFPAPLSFTLTITLRYIPTLAREAGAIMNALKLRGINLSLWDIIRKPSYFYRGMIIPLLIRTLKLSDEIAIAAESRGFNGGKGRSSLNTLKIGVNDLFFAVFMVMSGFILLFMDKASLLKIGG; this is translated from the coding sequence GTGATCATAGAAAGTTTTTTTTCACCATTCACCGCCCAAAACCCGGAAGAAGACTCCATGGTCCACAGGTTGGACCCTCGCACTAAAATGGGACTTCTTTTAGGTGTTACTCTCCTTTCAGTTTACCTGGATAACATTATATTCCTCCTGACTTTGGAGATGGTGTTACTTGTCTTAACCGTCATTTCCCGTACTTTTCGAAGTATGATGCGGTTCCTTTTACTTTTTTTCACCTTTGGAATCATATCAGTGGTGGTACTAGCTTTAATAACTGATAATCTGAACTATTCACTGGTATCCTTCAGTCCATTTTTTGCCCGTTTTGGAGTGATGATTACGGCGGGATTATTGTTTGCTTTCACCACTTCACCCAACAACTTGGCCCGGGCACTGGAGAAGATGCGATTCCCAGCACCCCTAAGTTTCACCCTTACCATCACTCTCCGCTATATCCCCACCCTGGCCCGGGAAGCAGGAGCTATAATGAACGCACTCAAACTCAGAGGAATCAATCTATCTTTATGGGACATCATCCGCAAACCTTCCTATTTCTATAGGGGAATGATCATTCCTCTTTTAATCCGCACACTTAAATTATCTGATGAAATTGCCATTGCCGCTGAAAGCCGCGGTTTCAATGGGGGAAAAGGAAGATCCAGTTTGAACACTCTGAAAATAGGTGTTAATGATCTGTTTTTTGCAGTTTTCATGGTTATGTCAGGGTTTATTCTTCTTTTTATGGATAAGGCATCTTTACTGAAAATAGGGGGTTAA
- a CDS encoding MptD family putative ECF transporter S component gives MNLKKFTTRDLTFIGMIIALMFIVQAVTILGVSAFTPFEPAKSVASAFFVSIVIAIGLAKVGKIGTFTIIGVVNGIICGFIMPAFLPLLPTTVLGGLAADAVIKIKYGEYGVRNSLITACGINQLVETFVILTVPFFFGFSQTILTPTLILVSALITTTLGVLGGFVGSKIVQELKKAGAIGE, from the coding sequence ATGAATTTAAAAAAATTTACCACCAGAGATTTGACATTCATTGGCATGATAATAGCTTTAATGTTCATTGTACAGGCTGTTACCATTTTGGGTGTCTCTGCATTCACACCTTTCGAACCAGCTAAATCAGTGGCTTCAGCATTTTTTGTGAGCATTGTAATTGCCATTGGACTGGCTAAAGTGGGAAAAATCGGTACATTCACCATTATTGGCGTAGTAAATGGGATAATATGTGGATTTATAATGCCAGCATTTTTACCATTACTCCCCACCACAGTACTGGGAGGTTTAGCAGCAGATGCTGTTATTAAAATTAAATATGGAGAATATGGGGTTAGAAATTCTTTAATAACAGCTTGTGGAATTAACCAACTGGTGGAAACCTTTGTAATCCTCACAGTTCCCTTTTTCTTCGGGTTCTCTCAAACCATTCTCACCCCTACCCTGATACTGGTATCAGCATTGATAACCACAACCCTCGGTGTTCTGGGAGGTTTTGTTGGTTCGAAAATAGTTCAGGAACTCAAAAAGGCAGGGGCGATTGGTGAGTGA
- a CDS encoding magnesium chelatase subunit D family protein: MHHKFVIFPFTAMVGQKILKKALLINAIDPSIGGVLIKGDKGTGKSTFVRSLSYLLPEIEIVEGCSFNCHPSDIKLMCHSCQEKYKNGGTLPKLSKRMEIVDMPISATEDMVIGTIDIKKVLKKGIKALEPGILARANRNILYIDEVNLLDDHLVNVLLDSAAMGVNLVEREGISIHHPSRFILVGTMNPEEGDLRPQILDRFGLSVEVKALESKEERLKVMQYRREFDHDPWEFEQKFKTQQENLQDKIIQAQKLLPQVMISQDMLEKIVEIITSLGIKTHRADIVMEKTSKALAALDCRTEVAEEDLKEAALMALPHRMKQLPFQKDEPLTQEAIENMIHGEPPEETFEIDRQRQLKKNITRTEVKGALQGKNSSKVTGSRGMYLKARDSKKPASLAVDATVRKAARENNNGKLVVLPEHVMEKVRVSKGESLYIILLDSSSSMRMDKKIGFAKSLSWLLLKESYEKKNKIALLAFRGDDAEILSSPTRDVNKIEESLENLPTGGKTPLTPAIYQALKMAKLEKRATPTLVVISDGRGNVFLEDNLETDIKLISEMIDGVNMVFVNAETRNRSIGVLEDISISFTAPHFYLDEVV, translated from the coding sequence ATGCATCATAAGTTTGTTATATTTCCATTTACTGCCATGGTGGGGCAGAAAATACTGAAAAAAGCACTTCTTATAAATGCCATTGATCCTTCAATAGGAGGAGTGCTCATAAAAGGAGATAAAGGTACAGGGAAATCAACGTTCGTTCGTTCACTTTCATATCTGTTACCTGAAATAGAAATCGTGGAAGGTTGTTCCTTTAACTGCCATCCATCTGATATCAAATTAATGTGTCATTCTTGCCAGGAAAAATATAAAAATGGAGGCACACTCCCTAAACTTAGTAAAAGAATGGAAATCGTGGACATGCCCATATCAGCCACTGAAGATATGGTAATTGGAACTATAGATATAAAAAAAGTCTTAAAAAAAGGAATTAAAGCTTTAGAACCAGGAATTTTGGCACGAGCTAACCGCAACATCCTCTATATTGATGAAGTGAACCTTTTAGATGATCATTTGGTAAATGTACTTCTTGATTCTGCAGCTATGGGTGTGAATCTGGTGGAAAGAGAAGGAATCTCTATTCATCATCCATCTAGGTTTATTCTGGTTGGAACCATGAATCCGGAAGAAGGTGACCTGCGTCCTCAAATATTAGATCGTTTTGGGCTCTCGGTGGAAGTTAAAGCTCTTGAATCAAAGGAAGAACGTCTCAAAGTAATGCAATACCGACGCGAATTTGATCATGATCCATGGGAATTTGAACAAAAATTCAAAACCCAGCAGGAAAACTTACAGGATAAGATCATTCAGGCTCAGAAATTACTACCTCAGGTAATGATTTCGCAGGACATGCTGGAAAAGATAGTGGAAATAATCACCAGTCTGGGCATAAAAACCCACAGAGCAGATATTGTTATGGAAAAAACATCCAAAGCACTGGCAGCATTGGATTGTAGAACTGAGGTAGCAGAAGAAGATCTTAAGGAAGCTGCCTTAATGGCTCTACCACATAGAATGAAGCAATTACCATTCCAAAAAGATGAACCTCTCACCCAGGAGGCCATTGAAAACATGATTCATGGTGAACCTCCTGAAGAAACTTTTGAAATAGATCGACAACGTCAATTGAAAAAGAACATCACCAGAACGGAGGTTAAAGGAGCCTTACAGGGAAAAAATAGTTCAAAAGTCACGGGGAGTAGGGGAATGTATCTGAAAGCCAGGGATAGTAAGAAACCTGCCAGTTTGGCAGTGGATGCCACTGTGCGCAAGGCAGCACGGGAAAATAATAATGGAAAATTGGTGGTGCTGCCTGAACATGTAATGGAAAAGGTTCGTGTTAGTAAAGGGGAATCCCTCTACATCATACTCTTGGACTCATCATCTTCCATGCGAATGGATAAGAAAATAGGGTTTGCCAAAAGCCTTTCATGGCTCCTTTTAAAGGAATCTTATGAAAAAAAGAACAAAATTGCACTCCTGGCGTTCAGGGGAGACGATGCTGAGATATTGTCTTCTCCAACCAGAGATGTGAATAAGATCGAAGAATCCCTGGAGAATTTACCCACTGGGGGTAAAACACCCCTTACTCCGGCTATATATCAGGCGCTGAAAATGGCTAAACTTGAAAAAAGAGCAACACCCACTCTGGTGGTGATTTCCGATGGTCGCGGGAATGTGTTCTTGGAAGATAATCTTGAAACAGATATAAAACTCATTTCAGAAATGATTGATGGTGTTAACATGGTTTTTGTCAACGCTGAAACTAGAAATAGAAGCATCGGTGTTTTGGAAGATATCTCCATTAGTTTTACAGCACCACACTTTTACTTGGATGAAGTGGTTTAA
- a CDS encoding FeGP cofactor biosynthesis protein HcgF family protein has protein sequence MTITVATAECFTHGIIAREIHACTQGYQGEFGPQVLKPESLKNFQDNVILLCGMFIPTLSALKSVLKVDPPKPHKIINGIKVYHEKEDQEVALLMARAVKKISGADVGIGTTAGIGRGGISIVTQDKTVRINSDEYADLCSPNSEQLLSRQRSGVKKTLILLEQILNQQ, from the coding sequence ATGACAATTACAGTTGCCACCGCCGAATGCTTCACCCATGGTATCATTGCCCGGGAAATACATGCATGTACCCAAGGATATCAGGGAGAATTTGGTCCCCAGGTATTGAAGCCAGAATCCTTGAAAAACTTTCAAGATAATGTGATACTTCTATGTGGGATGTTCATTCCCACACTCAGTGCACTCAAATCAGTTTTAAAGGTTGATCCACCTAAACCACATAAAATCATTAATGGGATAAAGGTTTATCATGAAAAAGAGGACCAGGAAGTGGCATTGCTAATGGCACGAGCAGTTAAAAAAATTTCTGGAGCCGATGTTGGAATAGGAACCACAGCTGGGATCGGTAGGGGTGGAATATCAATTGTGACGCAGGATAAAACGGTTAGAATCAATTCAGATGAATATGCGGATTTGTGTTCTCCCAATTCCGAGCAACTTCTGTCACGGCAAAGATCAGGGGTGAAAAAAACTCTGATTTTACTTGAACAGATTTTAAACCAGCAATAA
- a CDS encoding Nif3-like dinuclear metal center hexameric protein: protein MLASELFKIIEDKVPLSLALTDDKVGFIGPGHPDEIEVENVAVILDIHPETDPNSEEADLLVCHHPSLFPPTTPTYIIHSNWDIVQGGANDALADSLKLDVIDVLEEETGIGRICKEEFTLDGFVGRVFDSLDVDHIRIVQGKESKIEKIALISGFGLNPHYIKLASKKGVDLLLSGDLTHPGAVLAQRFGINLVDATHHATEIPGLVKLCQMLNELGLNADVNYTNKPWDTYQSPNMSTS, encoded by the coding sequence ATGTTAGCATCTGAATTATTCAAAATAATTGAAGATAAAGTCCCTCTCAGTCTAGCCTTAACTGATGATAAAGTAGGATTCATAGGTCCAGGCCATCCAGATGAAATTGAGGTGGAGAACGTAGCGGTAATTTTAGACATCCATCCTGAAACTGATCCAAACAGTGAGGAAGCAGATCTCTTAGTTTGTCACCATCCCTCACTGTTTCCTCCTACAACTCCCACTTACATCATCCATTCCAATTGGGATATCGTCCAGGGTGGTGCCAATGACGCCCTGGCCGACTCCCTGAAATTAGATGTCATCGATGTTTTGGAAGAGGAAACAGGAATAGGGAGGATTTGCAAAGAGGAATTCACCCTTGATGGTTTTGTAGGGAGGGTGTTTGATTCTCTTGATGTGGATCATATAAGAATTGTTCAGGGAAAAGAAAGTAAAATTGAAAAAATAGCTTTAATATCTGGGTTTGGATTAAACCCTCACTATATTAAACTTGCCAGTAAAAAAGGAGTTGATTTATTGCTTTCTGGTGATCTCACCCATCCGGGTGCCGTACTTGCCCAGAGATTCGGCATTAACCTAGTGGATGCCACCCACCATGCCACAGAAATCCCTGGGTTGGTGAAACTTTGCCAAATGTTAAACGAATTAGGGTTAAATGCCGATGTAAATTATACCAATAAACCCTGGGATACGTATCAATCCCCTAATATGTCCACGAGCTAA
- a CDS encoding SAM-dependent methyltransferase HcgC family protein, producing MIIKERGITEEVFTMYSGIKVGDIVNRIGDIKCEATLQWVESLDVNVEETVIVGAYITGMKLAEQFKEFSSVTVVDIQPNLEHLLGEGVKFTDDLSRIKEADLVVDTTGLGGLSPQTVREFVNGDVPIFIAEDPTSDGSDHHINEKSNINDRIDDAGSKYKGILKTGGLNTKTSGTMTFTMEVLRKSLGDVLESNGVLYGVAGMNFYEGVIFKEKDHHKFSSLLREPALIISALQPLSSDDTIENYLAKINSTVEDVSI from the coding sequence ATGATTATAAAGGAAAGGGGAATTACAGAAGAAGTTTTCACCATGTACTCTGGAATAAAAGTAGGGGATATAGTTAACAGAATAGGGGATATTAAATGTGAAGCCACCCTCCAGTGGGTTGAATCATTGGATGTGAACGTGGAAGAGACAGTAATTGTAGGGGCATACATCACAGGAATGAAACTTGCTGAACAATTTAAGGAGTTTTCAAGTGTCACAGTAGTTGATATTCAACCCAATCTTGAACACCTTTTAGGAGAAGGGGTGAAGTTCACTGATGATCTATCCCGGATCAAAGAAGCTGATCTGGTGGTGGACACCACGGGTTTAGGAGGTTTGAGTCCACAAACAGTTAGAGAATTTGTTAATGGTGACGTTCCAATATTCATAGCAGAAGATCCCACTTCAGATGGTAGCGACCATCATATTAATGAAAAAAGCAACATAAATGACAGAATTGATGATGCTGGTTCAAAATATAAGGGGATATTGAAAACTGGAGGATTAAACACTAAAACTTCCGGAACCATGACCTTCACCATGGAAGTCCTCCGAAAAAGCCTGGGTGATGTTTTAGAAAGTAACGGAGTACTTTATGGTGTGGCAGGAATGAATTTCTATGAAGGGGTTATATTCAAGGAAAAGGATCATCATAAGTTTTCATCACTCCTGAGGGAACCTGCACTGATAATATCTGCATTACAACCATTATCATCAGATGATACAATTGAAAACTATTTGGCAAAAATAAATTCTACGGTGGAAGATGTTAGCATCTGA
- a CDS encoding DUF3236 domain-containing protein: MNFDETVKNAYQESVQDERFGDTDDELIALRNHIRSCKRIVVPNKNTVKTSAINEVLTRFNLPSAELVSIHTNSADLSRTPAITKALLALDVCDCDMVIARGRLGVPGSGSLLIIMDKKGRILSAATSPPHILHGKEVQDAVKDEITEALIRIGFSVVE, from the coding sequence ATGAACTTTGATGAAACAGTAAAAAATGCTTATCAGGAATCGGTACAGGATGAACGTTTTGGAGACACAGATGATGAGTTGATAGCTCTACGTAATCATATCAGATCGTGTAAGAGGATTGTGGTTCCCAACAAGAATACCGTTAAAACTTCTGCCATAAACGAAGTTTTAACCAGATTTAACTTACCGAGCGCTGAACTCGTGTCCATTCATACTAACTCTGCAGATTTATCACGAACTCCAGCCATTACCAAAGCCTTACTAGCCCTGGATGTATGTGACTGTGATATGGTCATTGCTCGAGGACGTTTGGGAGTACCTGGTTCTGGATCATTACTGATAATAATGGATAAAAAAGGCAGGATATTATCAGCTGCCACATCACCCCCGCATATTTTGCATGGTAAAGAAGTTCAGGATGCAGTAAAAGATGAAATAACCGAGGCTCTCATAAGAATTGGATTTTCGGTGGTGGAATGA
- the hmdB gene encoding 5,10-methenyltetrahydromethanopterin hydrogenase cofactor biosynthesis protein HmdB has product MINKIIKRALNGQDLKKNEVLGLFKTRSYENIVKIFETASELRNSNKRPIKLTSTVHLTNVCKITPKCKYCGFAAKTSSEGYYYSFSKTEDEILMAAQSVEKAGIPRISCSGAHGYNGQHAVQAAKIVKENTNLELLINVGSDLTKESVKQLAEYNTDTVCCNLETINLKLFNELKPGEKLKDRLMTCKMVEDEGIELSSGLLIGIGESYQDRVNHLFFLKEFHTLGEVPIMGFNPYMETPMENHPSCSLIEQMKTIAITRLVFQDLRITVPTPTIGPENVKFSLMAGADNVATVIPDNYPLDVKGVGSSTYGNLKEVVKTIRELGLNPEINEIPCPVKEMGITKI; this is encoded by the coding sequence TTGATAAACAAAATTATCAAAAGAGCTTTAAATGGACAGGATTTAAAAAAAAATGAAGTGCTGGGTTTGTTTAAAACCAGATCCTATGAAAATATTGTAAAAATTTTTGAAACAGCCTCAGAGCTTCGAAATTCCAATAAAAGACCTATTAAATTAACATCCACAGTTCATTTAACCAATGTATGTAAAATAACACCTAAATGCAAGTACTGTGGATTTGCAGCTAAAACATCCAGTGAAGGATATTACTATTCGTTTTCAAAAACAGAAGATGAAATTTTGATGGCTGCTCAGTCAGTGGAAAAGGCAGGAATTCCACGCATCAGTTGTTCCGGAGCTCATGGATATAATGGTCAACATGCAGTTCAAGCCGCCAAAATTGTAAAAGAAAATACCAACCTGGAATTACTGATCAACGTGGGATCAGATTTAACTAAAGAATCAGTGAAACAATTGGCAGAATATAATACCGACACAGTTTGTTGTAATCTGGAAACAATAAATTTAAAACTTTTTAATGAATTAAAACCTGGTGAAAAACTGAAAGATAGGTTAATGACATGTAAAATGGTTGAAGACGAAGGTATTGAATTATCTTCGGGTTTATTAATTGGAATAGGAGAATCTTACCAGGATCGTGTTAATCATCTTTTCTTTTTGAAAGAATTTCACACACTGGGTGAGGTGCCTATAATGGGATTTAACCCCTACATGGAAACTCCCATGGAGAATCATCCTTCATGTTCTTTGATTGAGCAGATGAAGACCATTGCCATTACCAGATTGGTTTTCCAGGACTTGAGAATCACTGTTCCCACCCCTACCATTGGCCCGGAGAATGTTAAGTTCTCCCTCATGGCAGGAGCAGATAATGTGGCAACTGTTATACCGGACAATTACCCTCTGGATGTTAAAGGAGTGGGATCTTCAACATATGGAAACCTTAAAGAAGTTGTTAAAACCATCAGGGAGCTTGGACTTAACCCTGAAATTAATGAAATCCCATGCCCGGTTAAAGAAATGGGAATAACTAAAATATGA
- the hmd gene encoding 5,10-methenyltetrahydromethanopterin hydrogenase — MKLAILGAGCYRTHAASGITNFSRACEVAEQVGKPEIAMTHSTITMGAELKELAGVDEVVVADPSFGNDFKVIDDFEYEAVIEAHKTDPESIMPQIREKVNAVAKDLPKPPEGAIHFTHPEDLGFEVTTDDNEAVEGADWIMTWLPKGDMQMGIIKKFADNLKEGAIVTHACTVPTTMFQKIFEDLASDEMNIAPKVNVSSYHPGAVPEMKGQVYVAEGYASEEAICDLVDWGVAARGDAFKLPAELLGPVCDMCSALTAITYAGILSYRDSVMNVLGAPAGFAQMMAKESLTQVTDLMNSVGIDHMEEKLDPGALLGTADSMNFGAAADLLPSVMEVMENRKGKGPTCNI, encoded by the coding sequence ATGAAACTTGCAATATTGGGAGCCGGTTGTTATCGAACCCACGCAGCCAGTGGGATAACAAACTTCAGCCGAGCCTGTGAAGTAGCAGAACAAGTAGGAAAACCAGAGATAGCCATGACTCATTCCACCATTACCATGGGTGCAGAACTCAAGGAACTGGCTGGGGTGGATGAGGTAGTAGTGGCTGACCCATCATTTGGTAATGACTTTAAGGTAATAGATGATTTTGAATACGAAGCAGTTATTGAAGCTCATAAAACTGACCCTGAAAGCATAATGCCGCAGATCAGGGAAAAAGTCAATGCCGTAGCTAAAGACTTACCAAAACCACCAGAAGGTGCCATACACTTCACACACCCTGAAGATCTTGGTTTTGAAGTCACCACCGATGATAATGAAGCAGTTGAAGGTGCTGACTGGATAATGACCTGGTTACCCAAAGGTGACATGCAGATGGGAATCATTAAAAAATTTGCTGATAACCTTAAAGAAGGTGCTATTGTAACCCATGCATGTACAGTGCCCACTACCATGTTCCAGAAGATATTTGAAGACCTGGCAAGCGATGAAATGAATATCGCACCAAAAGTTAATGTATCTTCATATCACCCTGGAGCAGTACCTGAGATGAAAGGACAGGTATATGTTGCCGAAGGTTACGCATCAGAAGAAGCCATTTGTGACCTGGTAGATTGGGGTGTAGCAGCACGTGGTGATGCTTTCAAACTTCCTGCAGAACTATTAGGTCCAGTATGTGACATGTGCTCTGCACTCACTGCCATAACCTACGCTGGAATTTTAAGCTATCGTGACTCAGTAATGAATGTACTGGGAGCTCCAGCAGGTTTCGCCCAGATGATGGCCAAAGAATCACTAACCCAGGTCACAGATCTGATGAATAGTGTAGGAATTGACCACATGGAAGAAAAACTTGACCCTGGAGCATTACTGGGAACTGCTGATTCAATGAACTTCGGTGCAGCTGCAGATTTACTACCTTCAGTCATGGAAGTCATGGAAAACAGGAAAGGTAAGGGTCCAACCTGTAATATATAA
- the mcrD gene encoding methyl-coenzyme M reductase operon protein D, producing MDIENQKTDIEIFPHRLLGCETTEKLLCDFENIEAVNRIVLHGRRLPLEDGEEPRFITIKDERIDLHVKTGRVLIEIITTEIEDPDAFHDRIREICTQHLPFGFNMTEGTFIRKKKTVSDGLKYGENLDHVPDEMVGLTDQNVLVSERATIIKK from the coding sequence ATGGACATCGAAAATCAAAAAACTGATATTGAAATATTTCCCCACCGCTTGCTGGGTTGTGAAACCACTGAAAAATTGTTGTGTGACTTTGAAAATATTGAGGCTGTAAACAGGATAGTTCTCCACGGAAGGAGACTACCACTGGAAGATGGAGAAGAACCAAGATTCATAACCATCAAAGATGAAAGAATTGATTTGCACGTTAAAACCGGTAGGGTTTTAATTGAAATTATAACCACAGAAATAGAAGATCCAGATGCATTTCATGACAGGATCAGGGAAATATGCACCCAACATTTACCATTTGGATTTAACATGACTGAAGGAACGTTCATACGTAAAAAGAAAACTGTATCTGATGGGTTAAAGTATGGTGAAAATTTAGATCATGTTCCTGATGAGATGGTAGGATTGACTGATCAGAATGTTTTGGTCAGTGAAAGAGCAACAATTATCAAGAAGTAA
- a CDS encoding pilus assembly protein, whose protein sequence is MIISNTNVDVCINKIKMIRPGINPKSCDLNLNIDWSIEYIKTNEGNMEYVCTLNAIGEMPIQFAVQGSLECEDRSEDLEKRSDELSPLILDKCMNTMINIVNITKNSVVTIKNVPEVYLNCFSGEFKN, encoded by the coding sequence ATGATAATAAGTAATACAAATGTGGATGTTTGTATAAATAAAATCAAGATGATTCGACCGGGAATAAATCCAAAAAGCTGTGATTTAAACTTAAACATTGATTGGAGTATCGAATACATCAAAACAAATGAAGGAAACATGGAATATGTTTGTACCTTAAATGCAATAGGTGAAATGCCTATTCAATTCGCAGTACAGGGTTCTCTGGAATGTGAAGACAGATCAGAAGATTTAGAGAAACGCTCTGATGAACTCTCCCCACTCATACTGGATAAGTGCATGAATACCATGATAAACATTGTAAACATCACCAAAAACAGTGTAGTAACCATTAAAAATGTCCCAGAAGTCTATTTAAACTGTTTTTCAGGTGAATTCAAAAATTGA
- a CDS encoding molybdopterin oxidoreductase family protein codes for MLKVAHTICPSCSVGCGVNLIIKDQEAVGTYPYKRHPINQGKNCKKGRDSYQILNENRLKDPLIRKKGLEQVSWEDALETATSQLKSHENHEIGIIASGDCTNEEYETLKKFADALGVENIGYNAKNIPTFKFKTASLDDVENSDFILIIGDVLKENPLLGRRVVLAKEGGAEIITADYPEKTLTGINSDEYIQIESTSSFLDNINRKVLETPHQSTTVIISGVSGEEFENILKFFQDSNAKLLPVMEECNSRGAMNLLSALTEDDLKDLLKNVKLLYVVGDDPASYMEESLKNIEFLITQNFFVNETVLMSDVVLPGSCWAEKSGSFTNTTGEIQNFEKIVEPPGNAWDDVTIIREIAEKMGLEL; via the coding sequence ATGTTAAAAGTAGCCCATACCATCTGCCCCTCCTGTAGTGTAGGGTGCGGAGTAAACCTGATAATCAAAGACCAGGAAGCAGTGGGAACATATCCCTACAAAAGACATCCTATAAACCAAGGCAAAAATTGTAAAAAAGGAAGGGATTCCTACCAAATATTGAATGAAAACCGCTTGAAAGACCCTTTAATCAGGAAAAAAGGTCTTGAACAGGTCAGTTGGGAAGATGCCTTAGAAACTGCTACTTCCCAACTAAAATCCCACGAAAATCATGAAATTGGAATCATTGCATCTGGTGATTGCACCAATGAAGAATATGAAACCTTAAAAAAATTCGCTGATGCTTTGGGAGTTGAAAATATTGGATATAACGCTAAAAACATTCCCACATTCAAATTCAAAACAGCCAGCCTTGATGATGTGGAAAACTCAGATTTCATTTTAATAATTGGAGATGTACTGAAGGAAAATCCTCTCTTAGGTAGGAGGGTTGTATTAGCAAAAGAAGGTGGAGCAGAAATAATCACAGCTGATTACCCTGAAAAAACCCTGACTGGAATAAATTCTGATGAATACATACAAATTGAATCAACATCCTCATTTCTGGATAACATTAATCGAAAAGTTCTGGAAACCCCTCATCAATCAACAACAGTCATTATCAGTGGAGTAAGTGGTGAGGAATTTGAAAACATCCTTAAATTTTTCCAGGACTCCAATGCCAAATTACTCCCAGTGATGGAAGAGTGTAACAGCAGAGGGGCTATGAACCTTCTTTCTGCCCTAACAGAAGATGACCTGAAGGATCTCCTAAAAAATGTAAAATTATTGTATGTGGTGGGAGATGACCCTGCTTCCTATATGGAAGAGTCCTTGAAAAACATTGAATTTTTAATTACACAGAATTTTTTCGTTAACGAAACTGTTTTGATGTCTGATGTGGTCCTCCCAGGATCTTGCTGGGCTGAAAAATCGGGTTCTTTCACCAACACTACCGGAGAAATTCAGAACTTCGAGAAAATAGTTGAACCACCAGGAAATGCCTGGGATGATGTAACCATAATCAGGGAAATTGCAGAAAAAATGGGGTTGGAGTTGTAA